The following proteins come from a genomic window of Solea solea chromosome 3, fSolSol10.1, whole genome shotgun sequence:
- the spi2 gene encoding transcription factor Spi-C, with amino-acid sequence MLEDPNMAHCVSWVPAAAGVFRFSSSNKDQVAALWGQRKGNKRPMTYQKMSRALRNYARSGEIFKVKKKLTYQFSHDTLLSLQCCHHLI; translated from the coding sequence ATGCTGGAGGATCCAAACATGGCCCACTGTGTGTCCTGGGTCCCGGCGGCCGCCGGCGTCTTCCGCTTCTCCTCCAGCAACAAGGACCAGGTGGCGGCACTGTGGGGCCAGAGGAAAGGCAACAAGAGGCCCATGACCTATCAGAAGATGTCGCGGGCCCTCAGGAACTACGCCCGCTCAGGAGAGATCTTCAAGGTGAAGAAGAAACTCACCTACCAGTTCAGCCACGACACTCTTCTGTCACTGCAGTGCTGTCATCATCTCATCTGA